One Xyrauchen texanus isolate HMW12.3.18 chromosome 46, RBS_HiC_50CHRs, whole genome shotgun sequence DNA segment encodes these proteins:
- the accs gene encoding 1-aminocyclopropane-1-carboxylate synthase-like protein 1 has translation MHLIHVYGKKYERGSNWSEPEVLELLQIWSDVPVQTELVTCLRNQHVFNRIASTLRQKGINRTGDQCREKIKKLKLEYKQKTLRSARYYELMERAQSNRTAAASGATLPLWGDTATNQVVGLEGEASESEVQGHPSRASEIQEVKTEVMSSDDEATGPPEMLYEFGPVDDDDDDEASANHKHSVPNTEDQTLDGEHGNSTHVTCSPSDFSDQNMTVSSGAGVSPATAPMQIRDQGNHGDQEGHGGSASFLQRKRRRVARGGDGVLTSALAGYLSWQQMAEERFFALEEARMRQEARAEERREKQEEKRAHQEREHEFRLMSMLTRVLNTARGVETSTTPLPVPNSLQNLLPYPSSASAKSPAVPIIPWGDQTRQYNPYLSRRGNSMRLHQGILQEGYTQYHANKHDESTNPDGIINMGTSENKLCFDLLHKRLTRPNMLHIESSFLQYPDWKGHNFLREEIAKFLSDYCHSPSPLKAENVVVMNGCGSVFSALAAVLCDPEDLILIPSPFYGVITEDVGVYSSVKLHHVPLDSQPTGSDVRPFQLTVEKLENSLKEAKTEGLNIKALILLNPHNPLGEVYSAKEMTSFLKLAKKHELHVIVDEIYMLSVFNEMDNFRSVLGLDRLPDPQRTHVMWGTSKDFALSGMRVGMVYSENRDLVQALDQLGSFHGVPGPTQYQMAELLRDRDWLNNEFLPENRCRLREAHSYITGELKEMGIPFLHRGAGFFIWADLSKYLKEKTFAAELSVWRCFIKHKVLLSCGQAFNCTSPGWFRIIFSDQRHNLKLGVQRIRNALEDLQSSSILESQEKTEDKQDNTIQSVKREDIENTNNTVKTSSVQTKHQNATACIKTEPVLLANEDFIIINGQSTVSSSAHHSQIGTSQQQIHSSDWLEKNKPELATGENPKQLNVFTDLLNRARK, from the exons ATGCATTTGATTCACGTATATGGCAAAAAGTATGAGCGTGGCAGCAACTGGTCCGAACCGGAGGTGCTCGAACTTCTGCAGATCTGGTCGGACGTGCCCGTTCAAACCGAGCTGGTGACCTGTCTCAGAAACCAGCATGTGTTCAACCGAATCGCAAGCACCCTGCGCCAGAAAGGCATCAATCGCACCGGGGATCAATGCAGGGAGAAGATCAAAAAGTTGAAGTTGGAGTACAAGCAGAAGACTTTGAGATCCGCGAGGTATTATGAGCTCATGGAGAGAGCTCAGAGCAACCGAACTGCCGCAGCATCGGGCGCTACTTTGCCTTTATGGGGTGATACTGCCACGAACCAGGTGGTGGGACTCGAGGGCGAAGCTTCCGAGTCAGAGGTTCAGGGTCACCCGTCCAGAGCGAGTGAAATACAGGAGGTCAAGACGGAGGTCATGAGCTCGGACGATGAGGCGACGGGCCCGCCTGAGATGTTGTATGAGTTCGGCCCTGTTGATGATGACGACGACGACGAAGCCAGTGCTAATCACAAACACTCGGTGCCAAACACAGAGGACCAGACATTGGATGGAGAGCATGGAAACAGCACGCACGTCACGTGTTCCCCATCAG ATTTCAGTGACCAGAACATGACTGTCTCCTCTGGTGCGGGCGTATCCCCGGCAACAGCTCCCATGCAGATTAGAGACCAAGGTAACCATGGCGACCAAGAAGGCCACGGGGGTTCTGCATCGTTCCTTCAGAGGAAGCGTCGCCGGGTGGCACGAGGGGGTGACGGGGTGTTAACGAGCGCGTTGGCCGGGTATCTGAGCTGGCAGCAGATGGCAGAGGAGCGGTTTTTCGCTCTAGAGGAGGCACGCATGAGACAGGAGGCACGAGCTGAGGAGCGGAGGGAGAAACAGGAGGAGAAACGAGCACACCAGGAGAGAGAACACGAGTTTCGTCTTATGTCTATGTTGACTAGAGTCTTGAACACAGCGCGAGGAGTGGAGACCAGCACCACGCCTCTCCCTGTGCCCAACTCCTTACAGAACTTGTTACCATATCCGTCATCCGCCAGCGCCAAATCTCCAGCTGTACCCATCATACCTTGGGGTGATCAGACACGCCAGTACAACCCGTACCTGTCTCGCCGTGGCAATAGCATGCGGCTGCATCAGGGAATCCTGCAGGAAGGATACACACAGTATCACGCCAACAAGCACGATGAGAGCACAAACCCTGAT GGCATTATCAACATGGGAACTAGTGAAAACAAGCTTTGCTTTGACCTTCTGCACAAACGG CTAACGCGACCCAATATGCTGCACATCGAGTCTTCTTTTCTGCAATACCCTGATTGGAAAGGCCACAATTT CCTCAGAGAGGAAATTGCTAAGTTCCTGTCAGACTACTGCCATTCTCCAAGTCCTCTAAAAGCTGAGAAC GTTGTTGTTATGAATGGTTGTGGGTCTGTTTTCTCAGCATTGGCAGCTGTGCTTTGTGACCCAGAAG ATTTGATTCTGATCCCGTCCCCCTTCTATGGTGTAATAACGGAGGATGTGGGTGTGTACAGCAGTGTTAAACTACACCATGTTCCACTGGATAGTCAG CCCACAGGAAGTGATGTTAGACCGTTCCAGCTAACTGTTGAAAAACTGGAAAACTCCCTCAAAGAGGCCAAGACTGAG GGTTTAAACATCAAAGCGCTTATTCTATTAAACCCACATAATCCACTGGGGGAAGTGTACTCTGCCAAAGAGATGACCAGCTTTCTAAAATTAGCCAAAAA GCACGAGCTTCATGTGATTGTGGATGAGATTTACATGCTCTCAGTATTTAATGAGATGGACAACTTTCGCAGTGTTCTCGGTTTGGATCG GTTGCCAGATCCCCAGAGAACCCATGTTATGTGGGGAACCAGTAAG GACTTCGCTTTGTCTGGGATGCGAGTGGGTATGGTCTACTCGGAAAACAGAGATTTGGTTCAGGCCTTGGATCAGCTGGGCAGCTTTCATGGAGTCCCGGGACCTACGCAGTATCAGATGGCCGAACTTCTCAGAGATAGAG ATTGGCTGAATAACGAGTTCCTCCCGGAGAACAGATGCCGGCTACGAGAGGCTCACAGCTATATAACAGGAGAACTGAAGGAAATGGGAATTCCTTTTCTGCACAGGGGTGCTGGCTTTTTCATCTGGGCTGACCTGAGCAAG TATCTAAAGGAGAAGACGTTTGCTGCGGAGCTGTCTGTATGGAGATGTTTTATCAAACACAAGGTTCTGCTGAGCTGTGGTCAGGCCTTCAACTGTACCTCACCAGGCTGGTTCAGAATAATCTTCAGTGATCAACGGCACAATCTAAAGCTAG GTGTGCAAAGGATTAGGAATGCTTTAGAAGACCTTCAGAGCTCCTCCATACTTGAGTCGCAGGAGAAGACGGAAGACAAACAAGACAACACCATTCAGTCAGTGAAGAGAGAAGACATTGAGAATACAAACAATACAGTCAAGACCTCAAGTGTTCAAACCAAACATCAAAATGCCACAGCCTGCATTAAGACAGAGCCCGTCTTATTGGCTAATGAGgactttataattattaatggcCAATCCACCGTCAGCTCATCAGCCCACCATAGTCAGATTGGTACTTCACAGCAGCAGATCCACTCGTCTGATTGGCTGGAGAAGAACAAGCCTGAGCTTGCTACTGGAGAGAACCCAAAACAATTGAATGTTTTTACAGATCTGCTCAACAGAGCCAGAAAGTAA